One Panicum virgatum strain AP13 chromosome 9K, P.virgatum_v5, whole genome shotgun sequence genomic region harbors:
- the LOC120648497 gene encoding uncharacterized protein LOC120648497, protein MLARIIFCVVAAAAVLAVVLLATVSPLPHRAGGGRRGSPGTRTFTVYVHPTVPAAVQARQQGREEVRRGEESALVFHHRMTAGPESTSRTVGTASGFLLPAGERGAAATASVFDTVHLTFDGAAGLSGSLCVEASSRRPGKRRRGAEDKEVLRVVGGTGAFSFARGHAVLRRQRPGPGATAAALLLEISVSSLGVESAKRERSFKKQKV, encoded by the coding sequence ATGCTCGCGAGGATCATCTTCTgcgtggtcgccgccgccgccgtcctcgccgtcgtcctcctTGCCACCGTCTCCCCGCTCCCGcaccgggccggcggcggccgcaggggCTCTCCGGGCACGCGCACCTTCACGGTGTACGTCCACCCGACGGTACCGGCAGCCGTGCAGGCGCGGCAGCAAGGCCGAGAAGAGGTGCGGCGAGGAGAGGAGAGCGCGCTGGTGTTCCACCACCGGATGACGGCGGGGCCGGAGAGCACGTCGAGGACCGTCGGCACGGCCTCGGGGTTCCTGCtcccggccggcgagcggggcgcggcggcgacggcgtcagTGTTCGACACGGTGCACCTGACGTTCGATGGCGCCGCCGGGCTGTCCGGCAGCCTCTGTGTGGAGGCGAGCAGCCGGAGGCCGGGgaagcgccggcgcggcgcggaggacAAGGAGGTTCTGCGAGTGGTGGGCGGCACGGGAGCGTTCTCGTTCGCGCGCGGGCACGCCGtcctgcggcggcagcggcccggccccggcgccacggcggcggcgctgcttctTGAGATCAGCGTTTCCTCTCTGGGAGTTGAGTCCGCGAAGCGTGAGCGATCGTTCAAAAAACAGAAAGTGTGA